Genomic window (Pristiophorus japonicus isolate sPriJap1 chromosome 9, sPriJap1.hap1, whole genome shotgun sequence):
TAATCATCCAATATGTGCCTTTGTTCCCTGTCTCCAGTAAGTTGATAATCCCGTGAATTGCAGCCACCTCCACGCAACAGGGGACTTGGATATTTGAAGCAATAATTGCCGCTCAGGGAgctgctcccctcccctcggcTGCCAAGAACCTTAGCGGCTCCACCAGCTCCCGCTCTGTTACCGAACAGCTCCCTTCGGGCGATTGTAAATAGAAAAAGCGCAGAGCTTCGACTTAGCTTAACGTTTTTGTCCCAGCTGCTTGCATTATTTGAAATCATATATTTCCAATAATTGTTTTGAAATTCTATTTAATATAGCTGACACATGATGCCACTCCCGGGATCCACTTCACTAATTAATCCGATGAAACTAAACGTACAATCCCATCTATTGCTTCCTGGGGCTCCTGTCCTAACTTATAATATTGTCTCGGTGCATCACACGGTACCAGCCTCATGGTGGGATGGTTTAAGCGCCCCACACTGCATTGAAATATGTGTTTGGATGTATGTAAGGGAATATGCTTCTATATTGCCTCCCGCATATGAACACGTTACAGAACCATCCAAGCTTTCGCTTTAATAGTCTTGTATCTGTAACTATACCATGTCTGCGAGGTACTCTGGCTTGACCTGGACTGCACAGTTAGAGTGTGAATGTAGCCGCAATCTAGTGCCAGCAGTGACGGCGATTGAAAGGACAGTCGGGGAAGATGTATGACGGACGGCTGATCTGATGTCGCTGATGTAGCAATACCACCCAGATTCAAATTGGGTCTCCTACCTCGCCCCAGCCATTGAGCCATCATTGCCTGAGTGTTtgtagtggtggtggtggggatCGCTCTCCGTTACAATTCTCGGTCCCTCAATATTTAGTGTAGATTGAATTCATTATTTTGCACAACATATTGTCAACATTTAcctatatttaaaaaaatataagttTGAATAACCCTAACTAGGAACACATCTGATCATTTCCCCACAATATGCTTAGAGATTTATgcgacttattatttaaatggagaacgattgcaaagtgctgcagtatagcgggatctgggggtcctggtgcatgaagcacaaaaggatagtatgcaggtatagcaagtgatcaggaaggccaatggaatcttggcctttattgcaaatgggatggagtattaaagcagggaagtcttgctacagctatacagggtgttggtcaggccacagctggaatactgcgtgcagttttggtttccatatttacgaaaggatatacttgctttggaggcaattcagagaaggttcactaggatgattgcagaaatgagggggttgacttatgaggaaaggttgagtaggttgggcccctactcattggaattcagaagaatgagaggtgatcttatcgaaacgaataagattatgagggggcttgacaaggtgaatgcagagaggatgtttccactgatgggggagattagaactagagggcatgatcttagaataaggggccgcccatttaaaactgagatgatgagaaatgtcttctctcagaaggttgtaaatctgtggaattcgctgcctccaagagctgtggaagccgcggcattgaataaatttaagacagaaatagacagtttcttaaacgataagaggataaggggttatgctgaacgggcaggaaagtggacctgagtccatgatcagatcagctctgatcgtataaaatggcagagcaggctcgaggagccatatggcctactcgtgttccgagttcttatgttcttatgtttatgttcttatgtccctgttACTTACCTCTTCTCTGTCTTTCTTACAGCCAACCTAATGACAATGGTGATTCTCTGcagaggaaactgcggcctttccaaatgtatcactgtatacatggtggccatggcaacagcagatctactggtcatgcTCGTCAATGTAATTGCGTATCACATTTTTACATATTACTTTTCACATTCATTCTTGTACTACACGCCCATTTGTAAGTTTGTTATGTACTTTCAATGTATCAccctgtatgtgtctgtgtggttTACCGTCTCCTTCACATGTGACCGATTTGTAGCTATATGTTGTGAGAAGtttaaaactaaatattgcacagtGAGAACTGCGGCCGCGGTTATAACAACGCTCTCTGTCCTGATCAGTTTACAGAGCCTCCCGTTTTGGTTTGCCTATGAATCTGATCGAATCATTCACAATGTTCCCTCGGGTTGCCGCCCCAAAGTGAAATTTTTTACATCGCCTGCAGGGGCCGCGTACTATTGGTTGGAAAGCATTTTCATTGCCTGGCTTGCTTTTGCTCTAATATTACTGTTTAATTGTTTGACAGTCAGACGTATTTTAATGGCCAGTAGAGCCCGCAGgggactccggggtcacagcagtgagaatcagagcgatcccgagatggagaaccgaaggaaatccatcattttattgTTCAGTGTGTCGGGCAGTTTTATACTGTTGTGGCTGACATCTATCGTTAGTTTTTTATCTACCCAACTGACAAACACCGCGCATTACCGAGGTGATTATACAGCTCCTGCATACATCGCCACAGAAACCGGGTTTATGCTCATGTATTTGAGTTCCTGCACAAATACCTGCATTTATGCAGCTACACAAACTAAATTCAGAGAGGAGCTGAAGAAGGTGGTGACATCTCCTTGGACATTGATTCTGATATTGGTTAAAAAATAAAGAATCAAACCAAAGTATCCTGTCCTAACTAGAGCTAATTTACAGCCTGTGTTGCAGTTTAGAAGACCGTCTTTCAGTTTGGAGGAAAATGGTTTGTTGTTGTGATAATGAGCAGGTatcaggaaacagttaattcagaaactagggtccagaacttaaggaaagataacttctatGGTACGAGACAGGAATTAGCGaaaataaactggcgaatgatacttaaagggttgacggtagataggcaatgacaaacatttaaagatcacatggatgaacttcaacaattgtacatccgtgtctgaagtaaaaataaaacggggaaggtggctcaaccgtggctaacaagggatattaaggatagtgttaaatccaaggaggaggcaaataaattggccagaaaaagcagcaaacctgaggactgtgagaaatttagaattcagca
Coding sequences:
- the LOC139272820 gene encoding probable G-protein coupled receptor 139; its protein translation is MARPTILQFVDIYYPFLAAFGVPANLMTMVILCRGNCGLSKCITVYMVAMATADLLVMLVNVIAYHIFTYYFSHSFLYYTPICKFVMYFQCITLYVSVWFTVSFTCDRFVAICCEKFKTKYCTVRTAAAVITTLSVLISLQSLPFWFAYESDRIIHNVPSGCRPKVKFFTSPAGAAYYWLESIFIAWLAFALILLFNCLTVRRILMASRARRGLRGHSSENQSDPEMENRRKSIILLFSVSGSFILLWLTSIVSFLSTQLTNTAHYRGDYTAPAYIATETGFMLMYLSSCTNTCIYAATQTKFREELKKVVTSPWTLILILVKK